A genomic window from Periweissella cryptocerci includes:
- a CDS encoding GHKL domain-containing protein — translation MNYISVGNLFANEYLNNFVLLVVVYIFNWRYIRHSRLIHVVNLGFWVVSPLLTGESTLFYYFYLLVCVLITKNLKNARVIEIGYYLSFVILLMSSMVGDVITLMMTGKYVRNNIEFVLATNVIALIIGIGVAVWFKKILNLTNVTRAIFDKKIENITVSSIRLYMIIISGLVIVLQIYGIQQKYEIIATTVSLILIGALLSYIRKMDVIASEFVNAESLQVEYRYLQKYNVLLRNTNNQARALKHDMNNILVVAHQMAVDEEVEELTNYLDGTIKTLSQSFIGLSIWGELSKIRSVILKEILQAKVSELLQNNVTVRVSVDEGFDTILDAVDIVRIIGNVMDNALENLKTMSEQNQLIELVLLNTNRGNSIIISNVVDSKVDSTKILAKGYTTKKNHEGQGLVNVQKIFSAYPNSSFSISTKAGRFTIKMNNI, via the coding sequence ATGAATTATATTTCTGTGGGGAATTTATTTGCCAATGAGTACCTCAATAATTTTGTATTGCTTGTTGTAGTGTATATTTTTAATTGGCGGTATATACGACATAGTCGATTAATTCATGTGGTAAATTTAGGGTTCTGGGTTGTTTCTCCGTTACTAACGGGAGAATCTACCTTATTTTATTATTTCTATTTATTGGTCTGTGTTTTAATAACAAAAAATTTAAAAAATGCTAGGGTAATTGAGATTGGCTATTATCTTTCATTCGTGATTTTGCTAATGTCTTCGATGGTTGGTGATGTCATTACGCTAATGATGACAGGAAAATACGTGAGAAATAACATTGAGTTTGTGCTAGCAACAAACGTTATTGCGTTAATAATTGGTATTGGGGTTGCAGTGTGGTTCAAAAAAATTCTTAATTTGACAAACGTGACGCGAGCTATTTTTGATAAAAAAATTGAAAATATTACGGTAAGTAGTATTCGATTATATATGATTATCATTTCTGGATTGGTAATTGTTCTCCAAATATATGGAATACAACAAAAATATGAAATAATAGCAACTACGGTTTCACTTATATTGATAGGGGCACTTTTAAGTTACATTCGAAAAATGGATGTTATTGCTAGTGAGTTTGTCAATGCGGAGTCATTACAGGTGGAGTATCGTTATCTCCAAAAATACAATGTTTTACTGCGTAATACGAATAATCAAGCGAGAGCATTGAAGCATGACATGAACAATATACTTGTTGTTGCTCATCAAATGGCAGTAGATGAAGAAGTTGAAGAATTGACAAATTACTTAGACGGGACTATTAAAACGCTTAGTCAGTCTTTTATTGGATTAAGCATTTGGGGTGAATTAAGCAAAATTAGGTCAGTAATCTTAAAAGAAATTTTACAGGCTAAAGTTAGTGAGCTGCTTCAAAATAATGTTACAGTTCGAGTTAGTGTGGATGAAGGATTTGACACAATATTAGACGCTGTTGATATTGTACGAATTATTGGAAATGTGATGGATAATGCGTTAGAAAATTTGAAGACTATGAGCGAACAAAATCAATTGATTGAGCTAGTTCTATTAAATACTAATCGTGGAAATTCAATAATTATTAGTAACGTGGTGGATTCAAAGGTTGATTCTACGAAAATTTTGGCAAAAGGTTACACAACTAAGAAAAATCATGAAGGGCAGGGCTTGGTTAATGTTCAGAAAATTTTCAGTGCATATCCCAATTCTTCATTTAGTATTTCAACAAAAGCCGGTCGATTTACAATTAAAATGAATAACATATAG